The Juglans microcarpa x Juglans regia isolate MS1-56 chromosome 8S, Jm3101_v1.0, whole genome shotgun sequence genome has a window encoding:
- the LOC121244371 gene encoding auxin response factor 19-like isoform X1, with the protein MKTPANAGAGFATSASNLCEGVEKKSINHELWQACAGPLVNLPPAGTHVVYFPQGHSEQVAASMKKDVDAQIPNYPNLPSKLLCLLHNVTLHADPETDEVYAQMTLQPVPSFDQDALLRSDLTFKTNKPQPDFFCKTLTASDTSTHGGFSVPRLAAEKIFSPLDFSMQPPAQELVARDLHDNLWTFRHIYRGKPKRHLLTTGWSLFISGKRLLAGDSVLFISRDEKQQLLLGIRRANKQPTNLSSSVLSSDSMHIGILAAAAHAAANNSPFTVFYNPRASPSEFVVPLAKYYKAVYSNQISLGMRFRMMFETEESGTRRYMGTIMGIADLDPLRWKNSQWRNLQVGWDESTAGERHNRVSIWEIEPVTAPFFFCPPPYFRSKRPRQPGMPDDESELDNLLRRTMPWLGDDICMKDSQALSGLSLVQWMNMQQNPSLANSIQPNYVHSMSTPILQSFTGADLSHQLGLSGPQINLPNNLQFKSQRLPQQTQQLDQLPKLPSTLNPLGSIIQPQQQLGDITHQMRPNIISQTLPSSQVQAQILQPQSNAQTSNNLQQQPSIQNHQSCRNVSQNQQQQQHQQQSMGQNQKENLIQPQLPDHVNQQLQISDNQIQIQLLQRLQQQQQPILAQQSTLQQPAQLMQLQDPQRQLFDFSQSFSRSMPPNQMLELPQAPTTSFPQSNTIPHRTTKNNSNRNIQFSLPPQQPKLQQQQSGVLPELSANGGLPPSSNQLSAAASSTVTGVSGAGQTVLIDDVPSCSTSPSTNKCSNVVQPVMNGRFQQSTAMGENVAAATVIIPSALETMSSDANLVKDFQQKPIVKPSLHISKSHSHGSFAPQTFLNGAVAQTDYLDASSSTTSVCLSQNDVHLLQNNSVSFNPQSFLLRDTSQDGEVQADLRSNVSYGTNIDGQIEMPLNPDPFLSKGMDGLGKDFHNSLSSAGMLTNYENSKDDQQELSSSMVSQSFGVPHMTFNSIDSTINDCSLLNRGPWAPPPQFQRMRTYTKVYKRGAVGRSIDITSYSGYGELKQGLARMFGIEGQLEDRQRIGWKFVYVDHENDVLLLGDDPWEEFVNCVHCIKILSPQEVQQMSLDVDIGSGVLPNQVCSSSDGGVA; encoded by the exons ATGAAGACGCCGGCGAATGCCGGAGCCGGCTTTGCCACGTCAGCGTCCAATCTTTGCGAAG GAGTAGAGAAGAAGAGCATAAACCATGAACTATGGCAAGCCTGCGCCGGGCCGCTGGTGAACCTGCCGCCGGCTGGGACACACGTGGTCTACTTCCCACAAGGCCACAGTGAACAG GTTGCAGCTTCTATGAAGAAGGATGTGGATGCACAAATCCCAAACTACCCAAATCTTCCTTCAAAGCTACTATGCCTCCTTCATAATGTCACCCTGCAT GCGGATCCTGAAACAGATGAAGTATATGCTCAGATGACACTCCAACCGGTTCCTTCT TTTGACCAAGATGCGTTATTGAGATCAGATCTTACATTCAAGACAAATAAACCCCAACCAGATTTTTTCTGTAAAACATTGACAGCAAGTGATACAAGCACCCATGGAGGTTTCTCTGTGCCACGCCTTGCAGCAGAGAAAATTTTCTCTCCTCTT GATTTCTCCATGCAACCACCTGCTCAAGAACTTGTGGCCAGGGATTTGCATGATAATTTATGGACTTTCCGCCATATCTACCGTG GAAAACCAAAACGTCACTTGCTTACGACTGGGTGGAGCCTATTCATTAGTGGAAAGAGGCTTTTGGCTGGCGACTCAGTTTTATTCATCAG CAGGGATGAAAAGCAGCAGCTTCTTTTGGGCATTAGGCGGGCTAACAAGCAACCCACCAATCTTTCATCATCAGTATTGTCAAGTGATAGTATGCATATAGGGATTCTAGCAGCTGCTGCCCATGCAGCTGCAAATAATAGCCCCTTCACTGTGTTTTATAATCCCAG GGCAAGTCCATCAGAGTTTGTTGTCCCTTTAGCCAAGTACTACAAGGCTGTATATAGCAACCAAATATCACTTGGCATGCGCTTTCGGATGATGTTTGAAACAGAAGAATCAGGAACAAGAAG GTATATGGGTACAATCATGGGTATTGCTGATCTTGACCCTCTTAGATGGAAGAACTCACAGTGGCGTAATTTGCAG GTTGGTTGGGATGAGTCAACAGCTGGGGAAAGGCATAACCGGGTCTCAATCTGGGAAATTGAACCAGTAActgctccattttttttctgcCCCCCTCCATACTTCAGATCAAAGCGTCCAAGGCAGCCAGGAATGCCAG ATGATGAATCTGAATTAGACAACTTATTAAGGAGGACAATGCCTTGGCTTGGTGATGATATCTGCATGAAGGATTCCCAGGCTCTCTCAGGACTAAGTTTAGTCCAGTGGATGAACATGCAACAAAACCCTTCCCTTGCTAACTCGATCCAGCCAAATTATGTTCATTCCATGTCTACACCTATTCTGCAAAGCTTTACTGGAGCAGATCTTTCCCATCAGTTAGGCTTGTCAGGACCACAAATAAATCTTCCAAACAACTTGCAGTTCAAATCTCAGAGGCTACCTCAACAGACACAGCAGCTTGATCAACTCCCAAAGCTACCTTCCACATTGAACCCATTAGGATCCATTATTCAACCACAGCAGCAGTTGGGTGATATAACTCACCAAATGAGGCCAAATATCATTAGTCAAACTCTTCCATCAAGCCAAGTTCAGGCCCAGATTCTGCAGCCTCAGTCCAATGCTCAAACTAGCAATAACCTTCAGCAGCAGCCATCTATTCAAAACCATCAATCTTGTAGAAATGTTTCCCAGaaccagcagcagcagcagcaccaACAACAAAGTATGGGTCAGAACCAAAAGGAAAACCTTATTCAACCTCAGCTGCCTGATCATGTAAACCAACAGTTACAAATATCTGATAATCAGATTCAGATTCAACTTTTACAGAGGCTTCAACAGCAGCAACAACCTATTCTAGCACAGCAGTCAACTCTGCAACAGCCAGCTCAATTAATGCAACTTCAAGATCCACAGAGGCAGCTGTTTGATTTTTCCCAAAGCTTCTCTAGGTCTATGCCACCCAACCAAATGCTGGAGCTCCCTCAAGCACCCACAACTTCGTTCCCTCAGTCTAACACTATTCCACATCGGACGACAAAGAATAACAGCAACAGAAATATTCAGTTCTCTCTTCCACCCCAGCAGCCAAAACTTCAACAACAGCAATCTGGTGTTCTGCCTGAATTATCTGCGAATGGGGGACTCCCCCCATCATCAAATCAGTTATCTGCAGCTGCTAGCAGTACAGTAACTGGAGTTTCTGGAGCAGGGCAGACTGTATTAATTGATGATGTTCCATCTTGTTCTACTTCACCTTCCACGAACAAATGCTCAAATGTGGTTCAACCAGTGATGAATGGCAGGTTCCAGCAAAGCACAGCAATGGGGGAGAACGTGGCTGCTGCCACAGTCATTATTCCAAGTGCACTGGAAACCATGTCATCTGATGCTAACTTGGTTAAAGATTTCCAGCAGAAACCCATAGTTAAGCCTTCATTGCACATCTCTAAGAGTCACAGTCATGGATCTTTTGCTCCACAAACATTCCTAAATGGTGCTGTTGCCCAGACAGATTACTTGGATGCATCATCTTCGACAACTTCAGTTTGCCTTTCCCAAAATGATGTCCATTTACTGCAGAATAATTCGGTGTCTTTCAATCCACAATCATTTTTGCTCAGAGACACCAGCCAGGATGGGGAAGTTCAGGCAGATCTCAGGAGTAATGTTTCTTATGGGACCAACATTGATGGCCAAATAGAGATGCCTTTGAATCCTGATCCTTTCTTATCAAAGGGCATGGATGGGTTAGGGAAGGATTTCCACAACAGTCTCTCTTCGGCAGGCATGCTTACAAACTATGAAAACTCAAAAGATGATCAGCAGGAACTTTCATCCTCCATGGTTTCCCAGTCTTTTGGAGTTCCACATATGACATTTAACTCAATTGATTCAACAATAAATGATTGCAGCCTCTTGAACAGAGGTCCTTGGGCTCCACCACCACAGTTCCAACGAATGCGGACATATACCAAG GTGTACAAACGTGGAGCTGTAGGGAGATCAATTGATATCACCAGTTATTCAGGTTATGGTGAGCTTAAACAGGGTCTGGCTCGAATGTTTGGCATAGAGGGACAGTTGGAAGATAGGCAGAGAATTGGCTGGAAATTTGTCTATGTAGATCATGAGAATGATGTTCTCTTGTTGGGAGATGACCCTTGGGA GGAGTTTGTTAATTGTGTCCACTGCATCAAGATCCTGTCCCCTCAAGAAGTCCAGCAAATGAGCTTGGATGTGGATATCGGAAGTGGGGTCCTTCCGAATCAAGTCTGCAGCAGCTCTGATGGCGGAGTTGCTTAA
- the LOC121244371 gene encoding auxin response factor 19-like isoform X2, producing the protein MKTPANAGAGFATSASNLCEGVEKKSINHELWQACAGPLVNLPPAGTHVVYFPQGHSEQVAASMKKDVDAQIPNYPNLPSKLLCLLHNVTLHADPETDEVYAQMTLQPVPSFDQDALLRSDLTFKTNKPQPDFFCKTLTASDTSTHGGFSVPRLAAEKIFSPLDFSMQPPAQELVARDLHDNLWTFRHIYRGKPKRHLLTTGWSLFISGKRLLAGDSVLFIRDEKQQLLLGIRRANKQPTNLSSSVLSSDSMHIGILAAAAHAAANNSPFTVFYNPRASPSEFVVPLAKYYKAVYSNQISLGMRFRMMFETEESGTRRYMGTIMGIADLDPLRWKNSQWRNLQVGWDESTAGERHNRVSIWEIEPVTAPFFFCPPPYFRSKRPRQPGMPDDESELDNLLRRTMPWLGDDICMKDSQALSGLSLVQWMNMQQNPSLANSIQPNYVHSMSTPILQSFTGADLSHQLGLSGPQINLPNNLQFKSQRLPQQTQQLDQLPKLPSTLNPLGSIIQPQQQLGDITHQMRPNIISQTLPSSQVQAQILQPQSNAQTSNNLQQQPSIQNHQSCRNVSQNQQQQQHQQQSMGQNQKENLIQPQLPDHVNQQLQISDNQIQIQLLQRLQQQQQPILAQQSTLQQPAQLMQLQDPQRQLFDFSQSFSRSMPPNQMLELPQAPTTSFPQSNTIPHRTTKNNSNRNIQFSLPPQQPKLQQQQSGVLPELSANGGLPPSSNQLSAAASSTVTGVSGAGQTVLIDDVPSCSTSPSTNKCSNVVQPVMNGRFQQSTAMGENVAAATVIIPSALETMSSDANLVKDFQQKPIVKPSLHISKSHSHGSFAPQTFLNGAVAQTDYLDASSSTTSVCLSQNDVHLLQNNSVSFNPQSFLLRDTSQDGEVQADLRSNVSYGTNIDGQIEMPLNPDPFLSKGMDGLGKDFHNSLSSAGMLTNYENSKDDQQELSSSMVSQSFGVPHMTFNSIDSTINDCSLLNRGPWAPPPQFQRMRTYTKVYKRGAVGRSIDITSYSGYGELKQGLARMFGIEGQLEDRQRIGWKFVYVDHENDVLLLGDDPWEEFVNCVHCIKILSPQEVQQMSLDVDIGSGVLPNQVCSSSDGGVA; encoded by the exons ATGAAGACGCCGGCGAATGCCGGAGCCGGCTTTGCCACGTCAGCGTCCAATCTTTGCGAAG GAGTAGAGAAGAAGAGCATAAACCATGAACTATGGCAAGCCTGCGCCGGGCCGCTGGTGAACCTGCCGCCGGCTGGGACACACGTGGTCTACTTCCCACAAGGCCACAGTGAACAG GTTGCAGCTTCTATGAAGAAGGATGTGGATGCACAAATCCCAAACTACCCAAATCTTCCTTCAAAGCTACTATGCCTCCTTCATAATGTCACCCTGCAT GCGGATCCTGAAACAGATGAAGTATATGCTCAGATGACACTCCAACCGGTTCCTTCT TTTGACCAAGATGCGTTATTGAGATCAGATCTTACATTCAAGACAAATAAACCCCAACCAGATTTTTTCTGTAAAACATTGACAGCAAGTGATACAAGCACCCATGGAGGTTTCTCTGTGCCACGCCTTGCAGCAGAGAAAATTTTCTCTCCTCTT GATTTCTCCATGCAACCACCTGCTCAAGAACTTGTGGCCAGGGATTTGCATGATAATTTATGGACTTTCCGCCATATCTACCGTG GAAAACCAAAACGTCACTTGCTTACGACTGGGTGGAGCCTATTCATTAGTGGAAAGAGGCTTTTGGCTGGCGACTCAGTTTTATTCATCAG GGATGAAAAGCAGCAGCTTCTTTTGGGCATTAGGCGGGCTAACAAGCAACCCACCAATCTTTCATCATCAGTATTGTCAAGTGATAGTATGCATATAGGGATTCTAGCAGCTGCTGCCCATGCAGCTGCAAATAATAGCCCCTTCACTGTGTTTTATAATCCCAG GGCAAGTCCATCAGAGTTTGTTGTCCCTTTAGCCAAGTACTACAAGGCTGTATATAGCAACCAAATATCACTTGGCATGCGCTTTCGGATGATGTTTGAAACAGAAGAATCAGGAACAAGAAG GTATATGGGTACAATCATGGGTATTGCTGATCTTGACCCTCTTAGATGGAAGAACTCACAGTGGCGTAATTTGCAG GTTGGTTGGGATGAGTCAACAGCTGGGGAAAGGCATAACCGGGTCTCAATCTGGGAAATTGAACCAGTAActgctccattttttttctgcCCCCCTCCATACTTCAGATCAAAGCGTCCAAGGCAGCCAGGAATGCCAG ATGATGAATCTGAATTAGACAACTTATTAAGGAGGACAATGCCTTGGCTTGGTGATGATATCTGCATGAAGGATTCCCAGGCTCTCTCAGGACTAAGTTTAGTCCAGTGGATGAACATGCAACAAAACCCTTCCCTTGCTAACTCGATCCAGCCAAATTATGTTCATTCCATGTCTACACCTATTCTGCAAAGCTTTACTGGAGCAGATCTTTCCCATCAGTTAGGCTTGTCAGGACCACAAATAAATCTTCCAAACAACTTGCAGTTCAAATCTCAGAGGCTACCTCAACAGACACAGCAGCTTGATCAACTCCCAAAGCTACCTTCCACATTGAACCCATTAGGATCCATTATTCAACCACAGCAGCAGTTGGGTGATATAACTCACCAAATGAGGCCAAATATCATTAGTCAAACTCTTCCATCAAGCCAAGTTCAGGCCCAGATTCTGCAGCCTCAGTCCAATGCTCAAACTAGCAATAACCTTCAGCAGCAGCCATCTATTCAAAACCATCAATCTTGTAGAAATGTTTCCCAGaaccagcagcagcagcagcaccaACAACAAAGTATGGGTCAGAACCAAAAGGAAAACCTTATTCAACCTCAGCTGCCTGATCATGTAAACCAACAGTTACAAATATCTGATAATCAGATTCAGATTCAACTTTTACAGAGGCTTCAACAGCAGCAACAACCTATTCTAGCACAGCAGTCAACTCTGCAACAGCCAGCTCAATTAATGCAACTTCAAGATCCACAGAGGCAGCTGTTTGATTTTTCCCAAAGCTTCTCTAGGTCTATGCCACCCAACCAAATGCTGGAGCTCCCTCAAGCACCCACAACTTCGTTCCCTCAGTCTAACACTATTCCACATCGGACGACAAAGAATAACAGCAACAGAAATATTCAGTTCTCTCTTCCACCCCAGCAGCCAAAACTTCAACAACAGCAATCTGGTGTTCTGCCTGAATTATCTGCGAATGGGGGACTCCCCCCATCATCAAATCAGTTATCTGCAGCTGCTAGCAGTACAGTAACTGGAGTTTCTGGAGCAGGGCAGACTGTATTAATTGATGATGTTCCATCTTGTTCTACTTCACCTTCCACGAACAAATGCTCAAATGTGGTTCAACCAGTGATGAATGGCAGGTTCCAGCAAAGCACAGCAATGGGGGAGAACGTGGCTGCTGCCACAGTCATTATTCCAAGTGCACTGGAAACCATGTCATCTGATGCTAACTTGGTTAAAGATTTCCAGCAGAAACCCATAGTTAAGCCTTCATTGCACATCTCTAAGAGTCACAGTCATGGATCTTTTGCTCCACAAACATTCCTAAATGGTGCTGTTGCCCAGACAGATTACTTGGATGCATCATCTTCGACAACTTCAGTTTGCCTTTCCCAAAATGATGTCCATTTACTGCAGAATAATTCGGTGTCTTTCAATCCACAATCATTTTTGCTCAGAGACACCAGCCAGGATGGGGAAGTTCAGGCAGATCTCAGGAGTAATGTTTCTTATGGGACCAACATTGATGGCCAAATAGAGATGCCTTTGAATCCTGATCCTTTCTTATCAAAGGGCATGGATGGGTTAGGGAAGGATTTCCACAACAGTCTCTCTTCGGCAGGCATGCTTACAAACTATGAAAACTCAAAAGATGATCAGCAGGAACTTTCATCCTCCATGGTTTCCCAGTCTTTTGGAGTTCCACATATGACATTTAACTCAATTGATTCAACAATAAATGATTGCAGCCTCTTGAACAGAGGTCCTTGGGCTCCACCACCACAGTTCCAACGAATGCGGACATATACCAAG GTGTACAAACGTGGAGCTGTAGGGAGATCAATTGATATCACCAGTTATTCAGGTTATGGTGAGCTTAAACAGGGTCTGGCTCGAATGTTTGGCATAGAGGGACAGTTGGAAGATAGGCAGAGAATTGGCTGGAAATTTGTCTATGTAGATCATGAGAATGATGTTCTCTTGTTGGGAGATGACCCTTGGGA GGAGTTTGTTAATTGTGTCCACTGCATCAAGATCCTGTCCCCTCAAGAAGTCCAGCAAATGAGCTTGGATGTGGATATCGGAAGTGGGGTCCTTCCGAATCAAGTCTGCAGCAGCTCTGATGGCGGAGTTGCTTAA
- the LOC121244371 gene encoding auxin response factor 19-like isoform X3: MKKDVDAQIPNYPNLPSKLLCLLHNVTLHADPETDEVYAQMTLQPVPSFDQDALLRSDLTFKTNKPQPDFFCKTLTASDTSTHGGFSVPRLAAEKIFSPLDFSMQPPAQELVARDLHDNLWTFRHIYRGKPKRHLLTTGWSLFISGKRLLAGDSVLFISRDEKQQLLLGIRRANKQPTNLSSSVLSSDSMHIGILAAAAHAAANNSPFTVFYNPRASPSEFVVPLAKYYKAVYSNQISLGMRFRMMFETEESGTRRYMGTIMGIADLDPLRWKNSQWRNLQVGWDESTAGERHNRVSIWEIEPVTAPFFFCPPPYFRSKRPRQPGMPDDESELDNLLRRTMPWLGDDICMKDSQALSGLSLVQWMNMQQNPSLANSIQPNYVHSMSTPILQSFTGADLSHQLGLSGPQINLPNNLQFKSQRLPQQTQQLDQLPKLPSTLNPLGSIIQPQQQLGDITHQMRPNIISQTLPSSQVQAQILQPQSNAQTSNNLQQQPSIQNHQSCRNVSQNQQQQQHQQQSMGQNQKENLIQPQLPDHVNQQLQISDNQIQIQLLQRLQQQQQPILAQQSTLQQPAQLMQLQDPQRQLFDFSQSFSRSMPPNQMLELPQAPTTSFPQSNTIPHRTTKNNSNRNIQFSLPPQQPKLQQQQSGVLPELSANGGLPPSSNQLSAAASSTVTGVSGAGQTVLIDDVPSCSTSPSTNKCSNVVQPVMNGRFQQSTAMGENVAAATVIIPSALETMSSDANLVKDFQQKPIVKPSLHISKSHSHGSFAPQTFLNGAVAQTDYLDASSSTTSVCLSQNDVHLLQNNSVSFNPQSFLLRDTSQDGEVQADLRSNVSYGTNIDGQIEMPLNPDPFLSKGMDGLGKDFHNSLSSAGMLTNYENSKDDQQELSSSMVSQSFGVPHMTFNSIDSTINDCSLLNRGPWAPPPQFQRMRTYTKVYKRGAVGRSIDITSYSGYGELKQGLARMFGIEGQLEDRQRIGWKFVYVDHENDVLLLGDDPWEEFVNCVHCIKILSPQEVQQMSLDVDIGSGVLPNQVCSSSDGGVA; this comes from the exons ATGAAGAAGGATGTGGATGCACAAATCCCAAACTACCCAAATCTTCCTTCAAAGCTACTATGCCTCCTTCATAATGTCACCCTGCAT GCGGATCCTGAAACAGATGAAGTATATGCTCAGATGACACTCCAACCGGTTCCTTCT TTTGACCAAGATGCGTTATTGAGATCAGATCTTACATTCAAGACAAATAAACCCCAACCAGATTTTTTCTGTAAAACATTGACAGCAAGTGATACAAGCACCCATGGAGGTTTCTCTGTGCCACGCCTTGCAGCAGAGAAAATTTTCTCTCCTCTT GATTTCTCCATGCAACCACCTGCTCAAGAACTTGTGGCCAGGGATTTGCATGATAATTTATGGACTTTCCGCCATATCTACCGTG GAAAACCAAAACGTCACTTGCTTACGACTGGGTGGAGCCTATTCATTAGTGGAAAGAGGCTTTTGGCTGGCGACTCAGTTTTATTCATCAG CAGGGATGAAAAGCAGCAGCTTCTTTTGGGCATTAGGCGGGCTAACAAGCAACCCACCAATCTTTCATCATCAGTATTGTCAAGTGATAGTATGCATATAGGGATTCTAGCAGCTGCTGCCCATGCAGCTGCAAATAATAGCCCCTTCACTGTGTTTTATAATCCCAG GGCAAGTCCATCAGAGTTTGTTGTCCCTTTAGCCAAGTACTACAAGGCTGTATATAGCAACCAAATATCACTTGGCATGCGCTTTCGGATGATGTTTGAAACAGAAGAATCAGGAACAAGAAG GTATATGGGTACAATCATGGGTATTGCTGATCTTGACCCTCTTAGATGGAAGAACTCACAGTGGCGTAATTTGCAG GTTGGTTGGGATGAGTCAACAGCTGGGGAAAGGCATAACCGGGTCTCAATCTGGGAAATTGAACCAGTAActgctccattttttttctgcCCCCCTCCATACTTCAGATCAAAGCGTCCAAGGCAGCCAGGAATGCCAG ATGATGAATCTGAATTAGACAACTTATTAAGGAGGACAATGCCTTGGCTTGGTGATGATATCTGCATGAAGGATTCCCAGGCTCTCTCAGGACTAAGTTTAGTCCAGTGGATGAACATGCAACAAAACCCTTCCCTTGCTAACTCGATCCAGCCAAATTATGTTCATTCCATGTCTACACCTATTCTGCAAAGCTTTACTGGAGCAGATCTTTCCCATCAGTTAGGCTTGTCAGGACCACAAATAAATCTTCCAAACAACTTGCAGTTCAAATCTCAGAGGCTACCTCAACAGACACAGCAGCTTGATCAACTCCCAAAGCTACCTTCCACATTGAACCCATTAGGATCCATTATTCAACCACAGCAGCAGTTGGGTGATATAACTCACCAAATGAGGCCAAATATCATTAGTCAAACTCTTCCATCAAGCCAAGTTCAGGCCCAGATTCTGCAGCCTCAGTCCAATGCTCAAACTAGCAATAACCTTCAGCAGCAGCCATCTATTCAAAACCATCAATCTTGTAGAAATGTTTCCCAGaaccagcagcagcagcagcaccaACAACAAAGTATGGGTCAGAACCAAAAGGAAAACCTTATTCAACCTCAGCTGCCTGATCATGTAAACCAACAGTTACAAATATCTGATAATCAGATTCAGATTCAACTTTTACAGAGGCTTCAACAGCAGCAACAACCTATTCTAGCACAGCAGTCAACTCTGCAACAGCCAGCTCAATTAATGCAACTTCAAGATCCACAGAGGCAGCTGTTTGATTTTTCCCAAAGCTTCTCTAGGTCTATGCCACCCAACCAAATGCTGGAGCTCCCTCAAGCACCCACAACTTCGTTCCCTCAGTCTAACACTATTCCACATCGGACGACAAAGAATAACAGCAACAGAAATATTCAGTTCTCTCTTCCACCCCAGCAGCCAAAACTTCAACAACAGCAATCTGGTGTTCTGCCTGAATTATCTGCGAATGGGGGACTCCCCCCATCATCAAATCAGTTATCTGCAGCTGCTAGCAGTACAGTAACTGGAGTTTCTGGAGCAGGGCAGACTGTATTAATTGATGATGTTCCATCTTGTTCTACTTCACCTTCCACGAACAAATGCTCAAATGTGGTTCAACCAGTGATGAATGGCAGGTTCCAGCAAAGCACAGCAATGGGGGAGAACGTGGCTGCTGCCACAGTCATTATTCCAAGTGCACTGGAAACCATGTCATCTGATGCTAACTTGGTTAAAGATTTCCAGCAGAAACCCATAGTTAAGCCTTCATTGCACATCTCTAAGAGTCACAGTCATGGATCTTTTGCTCCACAAACATTCCTAAATGGTGCTGTTGCCCAGACAGATTACTTGGATGCATCATCTTCGACAACTTCAGTTTGCCTTTCCCAAAATGATGTCCATTTACTGCAGAATAATTCGGTGTCTTTCAATCCACAATCATTTTTGCTCAGAGACACCAGCCAGGATGGGGAAGTTCAGGCAGATCTCAGGAGTAATGTTTCTTATGGGACCAACATTGATGGCCAAATAGAGATGCCTTTGAATCCTGATCCTTTCTTATCAAAGGGCATGGATGGGTTAGGGAAGGATTTCCACAACAGTCTCTCTTCGGCAGGCATGCTTACAAACTATGAAAACTCAAAAGATGATCAGCAGGAACTTTCATCCTCCATGGTTTCCCAGTCTTTTGGAGTTCCACATATGACATTTAACTCAATTGATTCAACAATAAATGATTGCAGCCTCTTGAACAGAGGTCCTTGGGCTCCACCACCACAGTTCCAACGAATGCGGACATATACCAAG GTGTACAAACGTGGAGCTGTAGGGAGATCAATTGATATCACCAGTTATTCAGGTTATGGTGAGCTTAAACAGGGTCTGGCTCGAATGTTTGGCATAGAGGGACAGTTGGAAGATAGGCAGAGAATTGGCTGGAAATTTGTCTATGTAGATCATGAGAATGATGTTCTCTTGTTGGGAGATGACCCTTGGGA GGAGTTTGTTAATTGTGTCCACTGCATCAAGATCCTGTCCCCTCAAGAAGTCCAGCAAATGAGCTTGGATGTGGATATCGGAAGTGGGGTCCTTCCGAATCAAGTCTGCAGCAGCTCTGATGGCGGAGTTGCTTAA